ACCGTCCGCGGCGCTGATCGCGGCAACCGCCAACAGTGCTAGGGCCATGCGTCAACTGGAGGATCGTGGGATGATCGAGGTCGGTAAGCGCGCCGATCTCGTGCTGATCAAGGGCGTCCCCTGGGATACGATCAGCGATGTCCGCAAGACCGATCGGGTCTTCGTCGACGGCAAGCTCGTCTTCGGGCCTGGCGCGCCGCCGCTGAACCCGGTGGTGCCGATGCCGCCGGTGGCGGTCGGCCCGCTCGTGGACGATTTCGAAAGGCCAGATGGCCGTTCGAACCTCGACACGCTGGTGGTGACCGAGCCCGACAGTGGTCTTGGTCGAAGCATTGAGATGATCGATACGATCGCCCGCGAGGATGGCGGCCATGCGCTGACCATGATCGGCACGATGGCTTTCAAGCCCGAACCGCAGATCGCGGTCGTGCTGCCCCTCACCAAAGGCTCGGTCCAGCCTGCAGACGTTCGGAAGTATAAGGGCGTGAAGCTTGATCTGCGCGGCGATGGCCCGTTTGAAGTCGCGCTCAACACGCTGGGAGGCACGTATATCGCGACCGTCAGCGGTGGGCCCAAATGGCAAACTGCGGAATTGCCATTTGCCGATTTCAAGAAGCAGACAGGCCGCGCCGAATTTCCTGCCGATCATTGGACCGGGACGGACGTGATGGAGATCGAGGTCAGAGCCAAACGGAAAGGCGGAGAAAAAGCGTGGCTCGTACTCGATAACATTGCGTTCTACTGAGATTGCCTGGCCGTGGCGTTCTCCCCCTGATGCCCGCAACGGCACCGCACCGCCGATCGTCGCTTTGCAGCCGCGGGTTCTCGACGGCATCAGGTCGCTCTGGCTGACGCCAGCATCGGCTTTGGGTCTGTCTTTCCGGGAAACCGGGGGCCTGTAACAGACGAAGTCGAGCCGTCGCTCGACCTGTGTCAGAGCGGCTGTTCTCGCCGAGCCCCGCCATTTGCGTCGACCACGGCCTGACGATGCGGGGCGAACGTCGAAAGCCTCACTTGTTCCGAAAGCGGGCTCAACATCGGTTCTCCTGCGGGCAGGGACGGGCGCCCTGTCGGACGGATGGTGCCTGCGCCTGGGTGGGCTCGCGCAGGCACCTGTCTATCAACCGTTCAGGCGATCCCTGATGGCCTTGGCCGGCGCAAATCCGAGCTTCTTGGACGCTGCGATCGTGATCGCCTCGCCTGTCGCAGGGTTCCGGCCCTTACGCTCGGGCTGATCCTTCACCTTGAACTTGCCGAAGCCCGCCAGCGACACTTCGTCGCCCTTGGCCGCCGCGTCCGCGATCGCGGCAAACACGGCATCGACCAGCTTTTTGGCATCAGCCTTCGCGATGCCCTGGTCGTTCGCCAGTGCCTCGGCGAGGTCAGCATTGTTCATGTCTTCGGTCCTCCTTACACTCATCGAAAAAACGATGCCGGGCAAGCCGTGGCCGCCCCTTTGCACCGTCGACCCCGCCATAAACGGCTCGCTTTGGGAGGAAAGCCCCCAGCAGCCGCGGGCCCTGCGTTCAGGCCTCGGGACCCAGTGCTCTGATGGCTCTGCGTGGACTGTGGTGCGTGGGCGGACGTTCTTAACTCTTCCAGACGATATCGAGGCGTGCACGAAATTAGCCATTTGCCATCGACCCTGCGATATTGGTCGGCGTAGATGCCGAGCAACAGAAGGGGGTTGGGATCGGGCTTCGACGCGGTCTCGAAATCGATCAGATAGCAGCGCCCGGATGCCGCATCGCCGTTCAGGGCGATGTCGTGATTGGCAATCGCGTGGACGAACGGATAATCGCGTGGACGAACGCATAATGGTTGCGTGCATCGCGATCATAGCGCCGATACGCTTCGGCAAGGCCGGCCTTGATGGCGGGAAGCCCGGACATCTCGCCATCGGCCACCGCAACCACGGCATCGGCCGTAAAGACCTGATCGAAGCCTTCAAAGTCGCCGCCACCCAGGCAGCGCGCATGACGGATCCGCAACTGGCGGATCTCCTCGACATCGAGCAGTGCTGTCAGCCGTCCGTCGAACATGGGATGCATCTCACGCATACTGCACCGCCTGACGTTCTTCGGACCAGACCGGGTAATCGGTATAGCCTCGCTCGCCTGACGAGCCGTACCAGGGGGCGCGATCCGCAACGTTGATCGGGCGGTCATGCCGCATCCGCTCGACGAGATCGGGGTTGGCGATAAAGGGACGGCCGAATGCGATCAGGTCGAGATCTCCCGACTGCAAGGCCAGTTCACCGCTGTCCTTGGTGAAGCCTCCGGCGGCGATGAGCGGACCTGTATATGTCTTGCGGAACGAGGCGGCGAAGCTGTCGGGCGTTTTCTCGGCCCCGATCGTCAGCTGGTCGCTCAGACGAACATAGGCTAGTTCGCGCTTTTCGAATTCCGCTGCGAGTGTGACCCAGATCTTTGCCTCTCCAATATACGGCTCCATGCCGAACAGTCGCCCGAACGGCGATATCCGGACGCCGACCCGGCTGCCGCCGATTTCTGAGGCGATCGCATCGAGCGTCTCGAGCATGAAGCGGAGCCTGTTGCCGATCGAACCGCCATAACGATCGTCCCTTCGATTGAGTGCGCCGTTGACGAACTGCTCGAACAGATAACCGTTGGCACCGCGCAGTTCGACCCATCGAAGCCCGCATCCACGGCCACTCGCGCGGCGCGCACGAAGTCCTGGGTGATCCTGGCGACCTCTTCTGTTTCAAGGGTGCGCGGTGGGCTCGCCAGTACGCTCGCCGGTTCTCCCGCTTCGTTTCGCGCGAATGCCCAGGCATGCTCGCTTGTGGTCGCATTGGACGACACCGGTGCCCGGCCGTCCGTCTGCGATGATACGTGCGAGACGCGCCCGACATGCCATAGCTGCGCGAAAATCCGGCCACCTTCGGCATGCACGGCATCGGTTACGCGCCGCCAGCTTGCCGCCTGCTCCTGCGTGTAGAGGCCGGGATTGAACAGATAGCCGCATCCCTCAACCGACACGGGGGCGCCTTCGCTGATGAGCAGGCCGGCACCTGCGCGTTGGCGATAATAGAGGATCGTGAGATCATCGGGGATGGTGTCCGCTCGTGCACGGGTCATCGGTGCCATGACGATGCGGTTGCGCAGCGGCAGGCCCGCAAGATCGAACGGCTCGAACAGTTTGCTCATGCATGCATCCCTTGGAAAATGGCTGCGACGGATCTCGTCACAGCATCTCGGGGCGATTTAATTATATCTGGGAAGACGATAATCCGTTTGGCAGGAAGATCACTCCGTCCAAAAATTCCGGAGTGAAAGTTCAGGATTCCTTTGTCGGGCTGATGGAGTTCGTCACAACCGCGCGGATCGGGAGCTTCACATCTGCCGCAGCATCCCTCGGCGTCACGGGGGTCGGCGCTGGGGAAAAGCGTTTCGCGGCTGGAAGCCCGGCTCGGCGCGAAACTGTTGCACCGGACGACGCGGCGGCTGACTCTTACCGCCGAGGGACACGAATTTCTCGATGCATGCCACCGCGTGCTGGATCATCTGAACGAAGCGCAAATCGCTATAACTTCGGGCCGGGACACGCCGGTTGGGACCCTGCATCTTAGCCTGCCTGCCGCATTATTGGCTGGAGGCGGGTGCCGCGACCGGTCTGGCTGCTGAGGGATCCATCGGGTGTTATCGTGCCGCACGAAGTGAATGTACGGCTTGAGTTCAGGGATGGCGAAGCGATGGTCCAGGCGGTGCTTGCCGGCAGTGGGCTGGCCCAATTGCCGACCTGGCTTATCAGCGATCATCTCGCTCGGGCGCGCTGGTGCCAGTACTCGATCAGTTTGCAGGCGCCGAGATGCCGATCCACGCCTTATGGCCCAGTTCGCGCTATATGCAGCCACGCTTGCGCATCGTCATAGACGCCTTGGCAGACGCCGCCAGACGGGCCGGATCGGGCTTCAATCCTTGAGAAGGGGCAATCGCCCATTTTGTCTGTGAGCGTGTGCAGGATGCGAGCCTGTTCGCTTCGTCTTCGCAGATCCGCCTCCGGCAAAACCGCGATCCTGCCCAATTGATCGAATGAGGGGAGGAAATTGTCGGCACACAGTCGCGCCCCTAGACGAGATCGAGCGCACAGACGCCTCAAAGACGGTGTCTCTGTCGCCCCCGCGCAAACCCGGACCATCATTTCCAGCCGGGCAAGATCATTACCCGTCCGTGCGTTGAGCTAGGACAGAAGCTTCCGTACGCTGGCCTGGGCCGGGCGACGATCGGATCAGAAGGAGGAGCGGCCCTCGTGCCGACCTGCCTTCAGGAGAAGGTCCAGGGCACCTTCGATCAACTGCGCCATGAGCGTCGATGCACCTGCAGCATTGCCTCTGATGATGGCGTTCGCAACACGTCGGTGATCGATCGCGCTGGCGCGGCTGACACCGGCGTAGGAGTTGGTCCGCCGGATGCTGAACCGCAGCGTGGCTTCCGATAGATCGGTGAACTGGCGCATGAACCGGTTGTTGCTTGCCTCGATCACCGCACGGTGGAAGGCGATATCGGCCTCGAGTGGATCATCGTCATGGATTTCCGATGCGAACATCCGGTCGATCGCCGACATGATCGCCAGTCGCTGAGGCCCGGTCGCGCTGTTCGCGGCGAGGCCTGCAGCGCGAGGTTCGATCGCCATCCGCATCTCGGTGAAGTCGATCAGGAGATCGATCGAAAATTCACGTTCCAGCAGCCAGCGCAGCACGTCCGGGTCGAGCAAATTCCAGCTGTCCTCGCGCTGGACGACCGTGCCTGCCCGCTGACGGGGCCGCAGGAGGCCCTTTGCCGTTAGCATTTTAACGGCCTCGCGAACGACTGTCCGGCTCGCTCCATATTGCTCGCACAGGCGGGCTTCGAACGGGAATCCCGTCGTTTCCGTGAAGCGCTCGGTGACGATGGACCGGCCCAGATCCTCCACGATCCTGCGCGTGACGTTGCGGCTTTGCGTCTCGACGCTGGCGGCCGGGCTGCTTCTCTCTATCGATTCCATTCCGTTACCATAAGCGTGCGTCGTGATATGGTCAGCCGCTATCGCCGTCGCCGCTCCTCGAGTCGACCTTCCGTCTCTCATCAGCCGAGAAAGAGCGTCGGCGGCAGGCCGGCGACGCCCGGGGCGAGCTCGAAGAGGGCGCCCGCATGCCGTTCGTCCTCCCGTCCGATTGTCGAGGAGGTCACGAACAGACGGTCCAGCCTGTCGCCGGCGAACGCGCAGCTGGTGATATTGCTGGCAGGCAGCGCGATGGATGTCCGCCACACCCCATCCGGAGAGAAGCGGCTGATCCGTCCCCCGTCCCAGTGAGCGATCCAGATGCATCCCTCGGCATCGGTCGTCATGCCGTCGGGATACCCCCATTCCTCCTCGAACGTCAGCCATAAGCGCTTGCCCGAGAGCGAGCCGTCCCGCGCCATATCGAAGGCGTAGATCTGCCGTGCCGCACTGTCGGTATGATAGAGGGTGCGCCCATCGGGAGAGAAAGTGGGGCCGTTGGCGATGCCGTATCCGTCGTCCTGTCGGGACCAGGAAAGCGACGGATCGAGCCGGTAGAGCGCGCCGGACGCAAGTTGATCGCTGTCATCCTTCGATCCGGCCCAGATGCGTCCCATAGGATCGACCTTCGCATCGTTGAGGCGGTTCTGAGGGCGGTCGGATTCGGGTGTCCCGATGGCGCGCCTGGCCCCAGTCTCGAGATCTAGGAAGTGGAAGCCGCTGCGAAAGCCCGCGACGAAATCGGTGGCACCGGCGCGGGGAAGTACCCAACCGACCGGCTCGTCGACGGGCATTGTATCGACACGTCCGTCCTCAAGTGACAGGCGATGGACGCACGGTGCGAGAATATCGACCCAAACCAATTCGCCACGTGCCGGATCCCAGACGGGGCCTTCACCGAGCGTATCACGCACCGCGCGTTCGACAATCTTCATGCTCCGGTACCTCCCGGAGCAAAAAGTACGATATTTTCTTGACCCCTGTCGAGGCGGCTTGGTACGACCGCTCCATCGTTCCGGCCGTATGCGTGCGGACGGTGCCCTCACAGAATGAGGACCAGCCACGACAGCATCCGGTCCGGCTGCCGGTTCGTGCTCGTCCCATCAATCATAAGGATCATCAGGATGTCGAACGGCTCAGTCGACCGGATCGGCCGTATCGAATGCTTCCTGGTGCGCCCTCGCTGGGTGTTCGTCCGCGTGGAGACGGCGCAGGGCGCGGTCGGTTGGGGCGAGGCGACGCTGGAGGGGCATGCTGAGGCGGTGGTCGGGGCGTTCGAGGCAATCCGCGATCGGCTTGTCGGGCATGATCCCGATCGGATCGAGGATGCCTGGCAGATGCTGCACCGTTTAGGCTTTTACCGCGGCGGTCCCGTCCTTCTCTCCGCCATATCAGGGGTCGATCAGGCCTTGTGGGATATCAAGGCCCGCAAGCTTGGCGTTCCTGTCTACCAGCTTCTTGGCGGACGCGTGCGGGATCGGATTCCAGTTTATGCCTGGATTGGTGGCGATCGGCCGAGCGACGTGGCCGATGCCGCCCGGGCGCGTCTCGCGCAGGGATTCGCCGCCGTGAAGATGAACGGCACCGAGGAGATTGGCTGGCTCGACAGTCCGGCCCGGATCGACGAGGTGGTCGCCCGTATCGGGGAAGTCCGCGCGGTCGGCATCGATGTCGGTGTCGACTTTCACGGGCGGGTACACAAACCCATGGCCCGAATGGTGCTACGGGCGATCGAACCGTTGCGACCGCTTTTTGCCGAGGAAATCGTGCTGAGCGACAATCCTGCGGTGGTGGCGGGTCTTGCGTCTTTCAGCAGTGTGCCGCTGGCGCTTGGAGAACGGCTTTACAGCCGCTGGGATGTCCGGCCGTTCCTGGAAAGCGGTGCGATCGACATCATCCAGCCCGACCTGGCGCATGCGGGTGGCATATCGGAGGCACGCCGGATCGCGGCCATGGCGGAAACCTATGATGTCGCCTTGGCGCCGCATTGTCCGATCGGTCCGATCGCGCTTGCCGCATGTCTCAATCTGGCGGCTGCGACCCCCAATTTTGTGATCCAGGAGATCTCGCTGGGCATTCATTATAACGGGCCCTCGCAGGATCTGATGACCCTGATGAAGAACCCCGAAATCTTCGAGATCAGCGGCGGATCGATCGCGATTCCCTCAGCGCCTGGCCTTGGTGTCCAGATTGACGAGGAGGCGGTGCGCGCGATGGCGCGGGATCCGCATCGGTGGCGCAATCCGGCCTGGCGAGGGCCGGACGGGGAGTTGCGCGAATGGTGAGCCGAAGCGTCATCGTAACGGGCGGGTTGGGCGATATCGGTTTCGCAGTGGCCCGGGCCTTCGCGCAAGAGGGCGCGTCGATCCTGCTGGTCGATGCGCGGGAGGACACAGAGGGCACCCCCGCCTCGCTTCTTGCGATGGGGGCGGCGGCTGCCCGTTCCGTTGTGACGGACGTCGGGGACGACAAAGCGGTCGCAGCAGCCGTCGACGCCGCGATTGGCAGCTTCGGTGGGCTGGACGTCGTGGTTAACGTTGCCGGGATGATGATCTACAAGGCGATCGCCGAACTGGGCGCAGCCGATTGGCAGCGTCTTCTCAGTGTCAATCTCGTCGGTGCGGCGCTGTTTACCGCGCATGCCTTTCGTCACATGCGGCCCGGCGGATGCATCGTGAACGTCGCGTCGGTCCATGCGCGCCGTACATCGGCCCTGGTTGCTCCTTATGCCGCTGCCAAGGCCGGCTTGGTGAGCTTGACGCGGTCGGCCGCAATCGAGGGCAAGCCACTCGGTATCCGCGTCAACGCGGTGCTGCCCGGAGCCATCGACACGGCGATGCTGCGCGCCAGTCCGAATATTAAATCCGGAGCGGAGGTGATCGATCCGGCCGATGTCGGCCAGCCGGACGACATTGCGGAACTGACCGCATTTCTTGCATCGGACGCCGCGCGCTTCATCACCGGCGAAGACATTGTCGCGGACGGCGGCAGGATGGGGAGCCTCTGAATGCAGATCATGGATGCCGGCGCGCCGGAAGGGCCGGTCGCGCCTCTCTCTTCGGCGCCGCCGACCGTCTGGCTCGCGGCCGGCGTGTCCGCGCTCGGCGGCCTGCTGTTCGGCTACGACTGGGTCGTCATCGGCGGAGCGAAGCCTTTTTACGAGGCGCGCTTCGGCCTTACCGCGCCGACCGACCAGGCCTGGGCCGTCAGCTGCGCGCTAATCGGCTGCTTGGCCGGCGCGATGGTGTCGGGCGGGGTCGCGGATCGCTGGGGGCGCAAACCCGGTCTCCTTCTGTCCGCGCTCATTTTCGCTGTGTCCTCGATCGGAACGGCGCTCGCGGGTGGCTTCGGCACCTTCGTGCTCTGGCGGATTGCGGGGGGCGTTGCCATCGGCATGGCGTCCGGCCTGTCGCCCCTGTACATCGCCGAGATCGCGCCGCCTGCCCATCGCGGCCGCCTGGTGTGCCTCAATCAGATCGCGATCGTGCTCGGTCTGCTGGCGGCTCAGATCGTCAACTGGCTGATCGCAGAACCCGTCGCTCCTGATGCGACGACGGCCATGATCGCCCAGTCATGGAATGGCACGACCGGCTGGCGCTGGATGTTCGCAGCGGCGGCCGTGCCTGCGGCAGCCTTTTCGATCGGCGCGGCCCTGATCCCTGAAAGCCCTCGCTTTCTGGCGCATCACGACAAATGGGGTGCGGCGCATCAGGTCCTTGCGCGCCTGTTCGGGGAAGCCGGAGCGGATGCAGCGCTCGAGGATATCCGCGCCGCGCTTTCGGCCGCACCGGGCCGCAGCCTGGCAGCCGTCCTTTCCGAGCCGCGGTTCCGACGGGTTCTGGCGATCGGGATCGTCATCGCTGTGTTGCAACAGTGGTGCGGAATAAATGTAATATTTAATTACGCGCAGGAGATTTTCGCGGGCGCGGGCTATGCGGTGTCCGATACGCTGTTTAACATCGTCATCACCGGTGTCGTGAATTGTGTTTTCACGTTCCTGGCTCTGGCCACCGTGGAGAAATGGGGCCGCCGCCGGTTACTGCTGCTCGGCTGCGCCGGTCTGGCGCTCATCTATGCGGCAGTCGGCGCAAGCTATGTCGCGGGCGTACAAGGCTGGCCGCTGCTCCTGCTCGTTGTCGTGGCGATCGCCATCTATGCCATGACATTGGCACCGATGACGTGGGTGGCCTTATCCGAGATATTCCCAGGGGAAGCGCGTGGAGCCAGCATGGCGATCGCGACAACCGCTTTGTGGGCCGCCTGTTTCCTGCTGACCTACAGCTTCCCCATCCTCAATGCGGCAGCCGGCACAGGCATGACGTTCTGGATATACGGCCTGGTCTGCGCAGCGGGCTTCGTGTTCATCTTCCGGACGCTGCCAGAGACGAAGGGCAAGACGCTGGAGCAGATCGAGCAAGATTGGCGGTAAACCCGATCGAGGGCGGGAAAGGATCGCCGGTCGCCTCCGCTTTGGCGGGCGCCTGCTGTCCATGCGTCGGCGAGAGACGGATGGCGCACGGCGCGGCACGGTCCAGCATGCCTTCGATGGCCCGCGCCGTCCGATATCGCGAGGCGCGGGCAAACGGATCCAGACGGTTCGCCCGGTCAGTCGCGCCGCAGACGAACCGCTGTGATGGCGCGCGGAGCAGCGATTGCAGTCGGGACGGATGAACCGGCCGCGCAGGGGGCCTGTCCAACCAGCCGGCCGTCCCTCGTCACCGATGCTACTGTCCAGCGCCCCTTGGGTAGGCTTGCGGTTGAAAATGGCAGCAGCCGGTCGTAAGGACCGTGGTTCACATGGACGGCGACAGCTTCGCGCCCATCCGCGGACAGAGCGGTGATCGTATCGGGATCGTCGTTGCGGACGAGACGGAAGCCCGGGCGGATGGCATGGCTGAAGGTCGCCATCGCCCAATATTTCGATGTTATATGGACGCTCGTATCGGCCGGGTGCGCCTGCGACATGTCGGCACGGAGCAAACCCCAGTTCGACCCCTTGTCCTCGCCCACGGCGCTCGGCTCCACGGCCTGCCAGAAAACCCAGCCGGCAGGTTCGAGCCGCTTGAAATCGAGGACGAGCTGCTCACCCAAGGCCAGCGCGGACGAGACGTTGTCGAAATCCTGGACGCTGTTGGGTGCCGACAGATCGACCTCCGACATCCATAAGGGCAGGCCGGTCACCGCCGCGACATCACGCGGTCCGGTTGCGCCGGTCGTGCTGTAGCTGTGCACGTTCAACTGCCGCACGACCGCCTTCGCACCTTCCGAATATCTCGACCAGTCTTTGACGAACGTGTCGTGATTGGTCTCGTCCATTGCCGACAGGATGGCGCCCGAGCGATGCGCGCGCAGTACGCGATCTGTCGCTTCCAGCATGCGGGCCTGGCCTTCGGGCGAGAAGTAATTGCCCTCCTGGCGGTTCCCGGACACCCAGTAAGGCGTGTTGGGCTCATTGAGCGGGGCTATGCTGTGGAAGCGTACGCCGTGGCGCCGTTCCAGTCCTTGCATGGCGCCTACGAGATATTCGGCGAACAGTGCCTCTTGTCCCGGACGGAGATTGGGCTGGTAGGGTTTGGCCGCGCCAGCGACATCGCCGCTGACAGTCATGAACCAGGGCGGCGAATAGCTTGAGGCTTCGAGAAGGAGAGTCGCCGCAGGTACGCGTGCCTTGACCGCCTCCAGCCACCATTGCTGCCCGCTGTCGGCCGACCAATCCCACATTGCCGGATTGTCGGGGTGCCACCAGTCGGTTCCGGTGGCGCCAGCCGGCATGCGCCACAGGCCAGGCACATTGGCATTTGCGCGCGCGAGCGGAGGTGAACCGGGCTTTCTCCCGCCGCCGATATTGTAGCGCGCGATCGTCCAGCCAAGCCCGTCGGCGCCGTAGAGAAGGTCGGCGATGCGCGAGCGGACAGGGTCAGGCCAATTGCCCGTGGTGCTTGCAAACCAGGCCAGCGACGTGCCCCATCCTTGAAACGTCGTGCGTGGCCGTGCCCAGTCGGCGCCCAGTTCGATGAGGATTGGCGCTCGGCATCGCCCTTCAACAGCCGGACGGTGTACAGGCGGTGCGGCCGGAAGAGGAGACGTCGCACCGAGGCAGGCGACCATCACCCAGAGTGCGCAATTGCCGGCGGGGCGCCGAAATCTCCTGGTCATGCTCATGCTTTCACCAGGCTACGAAGCTGCTCGGGCGAGACTCGGACGGCCGGGCGGAAGCCCGTTCCGCTCATGTAGCGCTCAAGGCTTGCGACCAACTGGCGGCTGACAGGGTCCGCTGCGTCCGCTCCATCGAGCGCAAAACCGCAGATGATGGCACGTCCCCTGCCCACCGTGACTTCGATGACGAGCCCCAGCGGTCGGGCCGTGAACCAGTCATCGATGATGCGGACGATCGGTGTGACGCCTGCCGGTAGAAGGTCGAGCCGGAGCGCGCCGGCCCTGTGCAACAGATACCACCACTGCCAGTTGCTGTGCGCGTCCGTGGGGAAATCGGCCAGGGCATCGTGGCGTGGGTCACACAGGATGCCGAGCGTCGTTGGCGCCTGGCCCTCCGTCCACAAAGTGTTCCAGAAGATCGACGAGAAGCCGAGCTTGACCGGATTGGTCTTGTGGTTGGCGACGTCCGACCCGGGGAGACCGATGAGCGCATCGCCGCCCGATGCAAGATGCTGAAGGACGGCCTCGTCGATGTGGTTCGCACGCAGGATCGTGCTGGCTGCGGGTGCCAGCGCAGGCGTGGGATAGACCCAGAGGTCCCAGTCATTTTCCGCGACGACCCTGCCGTGCTGGCGGATGGTCACCAGCAGTCGTGCCGCCGTGGCCTGACGGACCGACAGGGTCGCAGTGGCGGCCAGCGACAGCGGCGCATTGCCGAGCGGAACGAGGCGCGACGGGAAGCCGCCTTGGGCCAGTTCCGTCCCCGACGTCGATGCGATCGACCAGTCGATCGCCGCATCATCCAGCGGCGTCGCACCGAAGTTCGCCACGTCGATCGTGAAGGCGAACGATGCGCCCGATTGTACAATCCGGCTGTCCATGCGTGCGAGCGGGACGACCGGTGCGCAGAAGCGTCGATATTCGGGTCCGCTCACATAGCCTTTGTCATCCCAGAAGGGATCCAGCACGCCGACGAGGGCCGTTCCCTGACCCGGGAAATCCTGAAGTCCAAGGAGCTGGAAGCCGCCCATTCCATGCGTCCGCAGCGCGCTTTCGATATCTTCCTTGTAGCACAGCACTTGCAGCCGGCCGGACGCGTAGAGAAATTCAGGTGCATAGCCGATCAGACCGTTGTCTCGCAGGCGGTCTTCGAAAATGTCGAAATTCTTGGCTTTCAGATATCCGGTGTATTTTCTGCGTTCGTCGAGATTAGGGTAGACGCACCATTGCCCGATTTCGTGGCTGATCACGGGCACGCGATATTGTCCGATGAAGTCGCGATAGTCCGTCTGCGTTTCCGGCGGTTTGGCGTTGATGCGCGACTTCAGCTCGTCAGCCCATTGGTGGATCCGCGGGAGCGGCGTCACATGATACTGGTTCTCGTCGATCGACGGCCAGCCGGATCCCGAGGTCCACAGCCTGCGCGCATCGCGCTCGCGATAGTGGCGGACATAGGCTGCGAGGAACGTGTCGCGCTGCGCTTCTTCCGTCTTGGGCGTGCTGTTGCCTGGCTCGTTGCCGTGCGTCATCAGCACGAAGGAGGGGTGGTTCCCGTGCGCCGCGAGCACGCGATCTGTCTCGCTATAGACCCACTTGTCGACCGGCAGGCCGGCGCCGATCCGTACCGACTGATTGGCCCAGACCGTCTCGATCTGCACATAGACGCCTGCCTCGTCGGCTGCATCGAAGGCGGCTTCGGGCGGGCAATAACTATGGAAGCGCAGATGATTGAGGCCGTAGTCCTTGATCCGGCGCATGATCCGGCGCCAGCTCTCGATATCGGTCGGCGCGTGCCCGGACAGCGGGAATATGCTGCACTCCAGGGCGCCCCGCATCATGGCCGGCCGGCCGTTGATTTCGAAGCCCGTGGGCGTAGGCGTCAACGCCCGCCAGCCGAACCGGCCGTGCCAGGTTTCTCCGTTGGTCAGCCGTACCGCAACGTTGTGGAGAATTGGGTTGAACTCGTCCCACGGCTTCAGCGCAGCGGTATCGGCGGGCGAGGGGCGGATTTGCGCCTCGAAAATTCCCTTCATGCCCTGCCATGAAACGGTCGCGCTGACGGTCTGGCCGGCGAGTTCGATCGCCGCGCCGTCGATCGTCTGCGCGTTCGCCATGCGTGCGAGCTGGCCGCGCACGGTGAGTGTGCGATCGGCATAGGAGGGATGAAGATCGATCCGGTCTATCCAGACCGGCTCGGTTGCGCGCAATTCGATGCGCCCGGCAATGCCGTTCCAATTGCCCTGGGTATGATCGGTTACGCCATGCCCGTTATAGCCGACCTCGACGATCATCCGGTTATCGACCCTGATCGTGAGGCGATGCGGGCCTGGCTCCAATGTGCCAAGATCGTAAAGGTGGGGGACGTGCAGCGCATCGCTTCGGCCGATCGACCGGTCGCCGATCCAGACCCGGGTCTCCCAATGCGGTCGTTCGAGAAAAAGTTCGACGCGCTTGTTTCGCCAGGTCTCGGGGATCGTGATGTCACGTTGGTACCAGGCAACACCACGGTACCAGCTGTCGGGCTGCAGGAAAAAGGGGACCTTGAAATGAGCGGGATCCCGGTAGCGGGCATAATCGGGCGACGTGAAGAATGAGCGGTCGTTGATATC
This DNA window, taken from Sphingomonas sp. AP4-R1, encodes the following:
- a CDS encoding SDR family NAD(P)-dependent oxidoreductase; translation: MVSRSVIVTGGLGDIGFAVARAFAQEGASILLVDAREDTEGTPASLLAMGAAAARSVVTDVGDDKAVAAAVDAAIGSFGGLDVVVNVAGMMIYKAIAELGAADWQRLLSVNLVGAALFTAHAFRHMRPGGCIVNVASVHARRTSALVAPYAAAKAGLVSLTRSAAIEGKPLGIRVNAVLPGAIDTAMLRASPNIKSGAEVIDPADVGQPDDIAELTAFLASDAARFITGEDIVADGGRMGSL
- a CDS encoding nuclear transport factor 2 family protein, with product MANHDIALNGDAASGRCYLIDFETASKPDPNPLLLLGIYADQYRRVDGKWLISCTPRYRLEELRTSAHAPQSTQSHQSTGSRGLNAGPAAAGGFPPKASRLWRGRRCKGAATACPASFFR
- a CDS encoding SMP-30/gluconolactonase/LRE family protein, coding for MKIVERAVRDTLGEGPVWDPARGELVWVDILAPCVHRLSLEDGRVDTMPVDEPVGWVLPRAGATDFVAGFRSGFHFLDLETGARRAIGTPESDRPQNRLNDAKVDPMGRIWAGSKDDSDQLASGALYRLDPSLSWSRQDDGYGIANGPTFSPDGRTLYHTDSAARQIYAFDMARDGSLSGKRLWLTFEEEWGYPDGMTTDAEGCIWIAHWDGGRISRFSPDGVWRTSIALPASNITSCAFAGDRLDRLFVTSSTIGREDERHAGALFELAPGVAGLPPTLFLG
- a CDS encoding HU family DNA-binding protein produces the protein MNNADLAEALANDQGIAKADAKKLVDAVFAAIADAAAKGDEVSLAGFGKFKVKDQPERKGRNPATGEAITIAASKKLGFAPAKAIRDRLNG
- a CDS encoding nuclear transport factor 2 family protein, which codes for MREMHPMFDGRLTALLDVEEIRQLRIRHARCLGGGDFEGFDQVFTADAVVAVADGEMSGLPAIKAGLAEAYRRYDRDARNHYAFVHAIIRSSTRLPITTSP
- a CDS encoding FadR/GntR family transcriptional regulator, with protein sequence MEDLGRSIVTERFTETTGFPFEARLCEQYGASRTVVREAVKMLTAKGLLRPRQRAGTVVQREDSWNLLDPDVLRWLLEREFSIDLLIDFTEMRMAIEPRAAGLAANSATGPQRLAIMSAIDRMFASEIHDDDPLEADIAFHRAVIEASNNRFMRQFTDLSEATLRFSIRRTNSYAGVSRASAIDHRRVANAIIRGNAAGASTLMAQLIEGALDLLLKAGRHEGRSSF
- the dgoD gene encoding galactonate dehydratase — its product is MSNGSVDRIGRIECFLVRPRWVFVRVETAQGAVGWGEATLEGHAEAVVGAFEAIRDRLVGHDPDRIEDAWQMLHRLGFYRGGPVLLSAISGVDQALWDIKARKLGVPVYQLLGGRVRDRIPVYAWIGGDRPSDVADAARARLAQGFAAVKMNGTEEIGWLDSPARIDEVVARIGEVRAVGIDVGVDFHGRVHKPMARMVLRAIEPLRPLFAEEIVLSDNPAVVAGLASFSSVPLALGERLYSRWDVRPFLESGAIDIIQPDLAHAGGISEARRIAAMAETYDVALAPHCPIGPIALAACLNLAAATPNFVIQEISLGIHYNGPSQDLMTLMKNPEIFEISGGSIAIPSAPGLGVQIDEEAVRAMARDPHRWRNPAWRGPDGELREW